One Oryza sativa Japonica Group chromosome 8, ASM3414082v1 DNA window includes the following coding sequences:
- the LOC4344588 gene encoding uncharacterized protein: MPSGGRRLPPWTSPRGAAPRWSPCTPAGADGSGRAAHATPPASGGCSSHVTPPASGGGGCYGYRVTPPTSGGCSRPPRAPLSSVDSPYVRAKQAQVIEKDPNKAVPLFWAAINSGDRIESALKDMATVLKQANRAEEAIEAIRSFRDRCPNEAQESLDNILLDLYKKCGRTKEQIEMLTLKLRIVDEELASGRWKTKLSKSHGRVVYLSLRDEKARLLGNLAWAHMQSENYDEAEMLYRQALAIEADYNKECNLAICLIKTGKVAEAKYLLQSIPDNCSDESHVRSLARAREMLMELESPTLHSPITQMKSKESLIWLAIDAENLGHLQPQVSSTALTQLKSEEPHISVAADAEKQEDCNSQVFPSPITQMKREEPESLIATSGENNEKCLNEYQDLSRLFNDAATPQSLLEKLRKRLVKEDTLNISIQHQVQIPSFVECLPNSGGSTDAGENTRPEGKALVNGVRKTWADMVEEDERQLGDVSSTIGMDTTKRNVSCKHANEEMYRTPSFSQESSALKRSSVDDHPQSSSADSWRHSDSKISTDENVNMKFVRTAPQWRQQKVQDYSNRVSQRLDTSHLSDRAEGTEQPPWRSSTAQRSLFPDWKSKCERYGHGYVPFGDNEHFQGSSHFEATNRWPKNARPWRPQNRLWVFQEITNEINQKVV; the protein is encoded by the exons ggcgccgaggtggagcCCCTGCACGCCTGCGGGCGCGGACGGTTCGGGCCGCGCcgcccacgccacgccgccggcgagcggcgggtgcTCCTCGCACGTGACGCCCCCGgcgagcggtggtggcgggtgTTACGGTTACCGTGTCACGCCGCCGACGAGCGGCGGGTGTTCCCGGCCTCCTAGGGCGCCGCTGTCGTCGGTGGATTCGCCCTACGTGCGGGCGAAGCAGGCTCAG GTGATTGAAAAGGACCCAAACAAGGCAGTTCCATTGTTCTGGGCGGCTATAAACAGTGGTGATCGAATTGAGAGCGCACTGAAGGATATGGCTACTGTACTGAAGCAAGCAAATCGAGCCGAAGAGGCTATTGAGGCAATAAGATCCTTCCGTGATCGTTGCCCAAATGAAGCTCAGGAATCTCTTGACAATATTCTTCTTGACCTGTACAAG AAATGCGGCAGGACAAAAGAGCAGATTGAAATGCTGACATTGAAGTTGAGAATTGTTGATGAGGAGCTAGCTTCTGGCAGGTGGAAAACCAAGTTGTCTAAATCTCATGGAAGAGTAGTTTATTTGTCTCTCAGGGATGAAAAAGCAAG GTTGTTGGGTAACCTTGCCTGGGCCCATATGCAGTCTGAAAATTATGATGAGGCCGAAATGCTCTACAG GCAAGCTCTTGCTATAGAAGCTGATTATAACAAAGAGTGCAACTTAGCTATCTGCCTGATAAAGACCGGAAAGGTAGCCGAAGCTAAATACCTTCTCCAATCTATACCTGACAACTGCAGTGATGAAAGCCATGTGAGGTCTCTTGCTCGGGCCAGAGAAATGCTTATGGAACTTGAGTCACCAACACTCCATTCTCCCATAACTCAGATGAAATCTAAAGAATCATTAATCTGGCTTGCTATTGATGCGGAGAACCTTGGGCATTTACAGCCACAGGTATCCTCAACTGCTTTGACTCAACTGAAATCTGAAGAACCACATATTTCAGTTGCTGCTGATGCAGAGAAGCAGGAGGATTGCAATTCACAAGTATTTCCATCTCCCATTACTCAGATGAAACGTGAAGAACCAGAAAGTTTGATTGCTACCAGTGGGGAGAATAATGAGAAATGCCTGAATGAATACCAAGATCTTTCTCGACTGTTCAATGATGCTGCTACACCCCAGTCGTTGCTTGAGAAACTACGAAAACGGCTGGTGAAAGAGGACACACTAAATATCAGCATACAGCACCAAGTTCAGATTCCTAGTTTTGTTGAATGCTTGCCAAACTCTGGTGGCTCCACAGATGCTGGTGAGAATACTAGGCCAGAGGGAAAGGCTCTTGTCAATGGTGTTAGAAAAACATGGGCTGATATGGTGGAAGAAGATGAACGTCAATTGGGTGATGTCAGCTCAACGATCGGTATGGACACTACTAAGCGAAATGTAAGCTGCAAGCATGCAAATGAGGAGATGTATAGAACACCCTCATTCTCTCAAGAAAGCAGCGCCTTAAAAAGATCAAGCGTGGATGATCACCCACAGAGTTCTTCAGCGGATTCATGGAGACACAGTGACTCCAAAATATCCACAGATGAGAACGTGAACATGAAGTTTGTCAGGACTGCTCCACAATGGAGACAGCAGAAGGTGCAAGATTACAGTAACCGAGTCTCCCAAAGGCTCGACACAAGCCATCTCAGTGATAGAGCTGAAGGCACAGAGCAACCACCTTGGAGAAGCAGCACAGCTCAGCGTTCGCTTTTTCCTGACTGGAAATCCAAGTGTGAAAGATATGGACATGGTTATGTGCCATTTGGTGACAATGAACATTTTCAAGGTTCCAGTCACTTTGAGGCCACCAATCGTTGGCCTAAGAATGCGAGACCATGGAGGCCTCAGAACCGCCTCTGGGTCTTCCAAGAAATCACAAATGAGATCAACCAAAAAGTAGTATAA